Proteins encoded together in one Lathyrus oleraceus cultivar Zhongwan6 chromosome 5, CAAS_Psat_ZW6_1.0, whole genome shotgun sequence window:
- the LOC127079166 gene encoding uncharacterized protein LOC127079166: MEKYFPIDIRSKKEIEFLEMKQGKMTMANYASKFKKLSRFYPHYNGVGAEGSKYLKFETGLHPKIKQLIGHQEIRQFLVFVNKDRIYDKDNHARLAHYKSVSEMKSGNQNRGKPYRDPSNKGNQMF; encoded by the coding sequence ATGGAGAAGTATTTTCCGATTGACATTCGCAGTAAGAAAGAGATtgagttccttgagatgaagcAAGGAAAAATGACCATGGCTAATTATGCATCTAAGTTCAAGAAGTTGTCTAGGTTTTACCCTCACTACAATGGGGTAGGAGCTGAAGGTTCCAAGTACTTAAAGTTTGAGACTGGGTTGCATCCTAAGATCAAGCAGTTAATTGGTCATCAAGAGATTCGCCAATTCTTAGTGTTTGTTAATAAAGACAGGATCTACGATAAGGATAATCATGCTAGGTTAGCTCACTACAAGAGTGTTAGTGAGATGAAGAGTGGAAATCAAAATCGTGGTAAACCTTATAGAGATCCATCTAATAAGGGAAATCAGATGTTTTAA